GACTGTGGTGGGAGAGGGGATGCAGTGCAGTGATTGGCCAGGCCTAGAGCACATGCTTGCCCTTGGCCCTGGGCAGTGAGGCTCCAGGCAGATTGCCTGCACCTGTGCCTGGAGGAGAAGGTGGCAGCTGGGGAGGGGAGAGCAAGTGGCCAACTTCCCTCTCTGGAGTGGAGCTCCCCACTGCTATATTGTTTGACAATGTGGCAGTAGGTCAAGTTCTTGACTGAGTTACGTCCTTGAGGTCTCAGTGGGGCCGGATGCAGCTGTGACATTCTCATGGGTTCACGACTCCTGCTGAGTGATTCTTCTGTGATATGGCATAGCTCCCTGGCTCCCGGCCTGGGCTCAGAGCGGTGCTCCTGTGTGGTGACTCTGGCTCAGATCCCTGATACTGAGTGATCAGGATGAGCAGTATAGTTCGGAAATGCAGAACTGCCAGCCTGGATCGGGGCTTAGCAGGGTCCCTGGGTGATTTTGTGCCAAAGCACATGTCATCTCACTGTTCATCATACAACGATCCCAATGCCATTCATCTCTGGTGATGGTGGTTAGAACTCAACAGCCCTCAGCACAGTAAATGTGCATCAACGTTTTCCCTCTTGGTCCTGTCCTGTGAGCCTCAGATAGCAGAAGAGCAGGGTAATTTTCAAGCTTTTCCACCAAAGTATCCCAGGAGATCAGGAGCAGGCCAGCTTTTCTCGGAAAGGACCAGACAGCAAATGTTTTAGGCCATACGGTCTCTGTCACAACCATCAGCTCTGCTGTGGTGGTGCCAAGCAGCCAGATGGTCatagctgtgttccaataaaactttatttacaaaacagatCTGGTTTGCTATGAAGTGATGAGCTGGGGTCCAGCACACAGAATTGAGACAGAAATATGTCTGCAAGTCTCATTCTTCAGCTGGAAAGCTTGATTTGAATTTTGAGACTTTGTACTATAGCTGGGTTTATTTTAACAtcaagttttcttcttctttccccatcTTTACAGAAAATTGGTGCTTTGAGAAGGCGCTCTACATTTATTCCTTGCCTTTATATGGCTCCTGGCCAGCTATCACatgatctcaattttttttttgtttagcggaactgggatttgaacccaggtcctagcctttgctaggtaggagctctgctacttgagccatgctctaaCTCGACATGGACCTTTGTAGACTCGTGTCTCAAGCTGACATGGGAATGAATTTCTGGGAACTGGCCCATAAAGACATACTGGAGGTGAGGCCAGCTGGGAATGAAACTGCCTCCTTCCCTAAGGGACAGCAGAGAGAGGGGGACTGGCTATTCCCAGGGCAGGTGTGAGGCAGTAGCAGCAGTGATGCCACCTAGCCACAAGCCTGTTATTTCCGTGGCTCCCATGGGAGACAggtgtccattttacagatgaggaaaactgaggctcagagagtttcAGTGCCTCAGCCATGGATACTGCCAGAGTATCCATGAGCTCCAGAGTTCAGAGCTCTGGCCCGAGAGCCCCTGCTCTCAAGAGCTCAGGCTATTGGTTTGTATCCAGGTCATGTGGTGTGGTTGCCAAGATGACCCTGCTTCTTCACTCCTCCCTGTATCATTCCCTGTGCTCTCACAGTGTCCCCTGGGATAAGGAGGAGAGAGGTGAGCTCAGCTCATACTAGCTCAGCCAACCCCAGCCGAGCCCTAGACAGAGGGGCACAGCCAGCTCCAATCTTCAGGGGTCCCTAGGTGACCCCAACTGACCATAGTAAATGCTGTCAGCTTGTGCTTGGTTGATATGCAGCAGTATTGGGCCAACTCATGGAGTGGTGGAAGCCATTTGTAGACAGCCGGGGGGTGGGGCAGTGATTCTCCTCCCAGCTTCTGTTCCTCTGGGTTTGTTGCCTGCTTTACCCAGGTGCCTTTTAGCACCCCACAGCCTACACCCTCCTCTGGTCCCTGGATGGCATCAGCACGTGAGGGGTCTGTAGGCTTTAAAGCCTGGTGTCCCATCGCTAGCTGTGTGAGCTGGGTGAGGTGttaaacctctctgagcctcagtgtcttcaTCTAGAAAAGGGGTTAATAACCAGGCTCTCTGAAGGTAGGTGAAGCCCTTGGTGGTGCCCGGAACACACAGGAGGTACAGCCACTGTCATTCCACACTCCATTGGCACGGAGGCTCCATGCCCCACCCCCGGGgagaaggcagaggtgggagggtcAGTGCCCGAGTTCCTGgcctccctcacttccagtcaCTGGTCTGCGACCTCCTGGACCAAGTGCACATCCCTGCAGGCAATCTTCTGCCCGTCCCTTACCCGGTGGCTCCAGCCACCACAGCTGCTGGCATGTCGTCTGAGGCTCCTGTCACTGCTGGCACATGTCACCACAAAGCACACCAATCTATCGTCTCACAGTTCCGGAGTTCATGGCTTATCTCACTAAGTCAAAGTCAAGGTGTCGTGGGAGCTGGCTCCTTCTGGAGCCTGGAGAGGAAGACCCCTCCTGCACCCGTTCCAGCTCCCCTTCCTCCATGTTCACACTTCCCTCTGTCCCCTGCCCTTATtctcctgtctctttctttttcttcttcttcttcttttttttgggggtactggggtttgaactcagggcctcacacttgccaggcaggtgctttaccacttgagccacttcaccaacacttcagtgatgggtttttttgagatgggattttgaGAACTGTTcacctgggttggctttgaaccttgatcctcctgatctctgctcctgagtagctagggttatagggtgagtcaccagtgcccagccataTGAACTCTTTAGTGCAAACATGTGCCCACAGTGACCACTTCTCTCTCAAGACCCTCTGTGGCCCCCCCATTGCCCTCTAATAAAGCCCCACAGCCCCCGCCAGGGCCCAAGTCCCCATGAATAGCCTTTGTTCTCTCTGTAGCGGTGGCTTCCTGGCACTTGCCCTTGTTACTGTGACCAGCTGTCTTGGTTTGGTGGGGAGTGTTCTGGATTTAGCACTGGCATTCCCTTGTCTTGGAAAACTCCACCCCCAGTCCAGGGCAAACCAGGGAGGCTGGGCAGCCCACCCTGTCCCTCATCTTACACTCAGACAACAGCAGCTGCTGGAGCTCCCTTCTGGGCAGTGCTCGACTTTGCTCACGCTGTTCCCCCAGCCAGTCATCCCTCTGGTGCCCAATAGGACTGGGCAGAACCGCAAGTAACTGAAAAGCTACGACACTGGCTAAAAAAACACAGATTTATTGTTTTCATGTAACAAGACATTCAGAGGAGGATGGTGGTTGGCCTTGGGTCTGTAGCTTGATAAGGTCCGAGCTGACATTCCCGTAATTCTCTGTTGGCCACAAGATGGCTCCCTCGGCTCCTGCCATCCCATCCACATTCAaggcaggaagaaggagaaggcaTGCAGCGTGAACTGTGTCAGATCTCCCTTACAAGGAAAGAGTTGGTTTTCCAGCAGACCTTTTCCTTATGTTGTAGGGCAGTAGGACACGGTGGTCAAGGGCATGGCCTCTGGAGCCAGCTTACTAACATTTGGATCCCAGCTCACTACTTTCTAGTTCAGCCCCCGGGGAAGTCACTACCCCTGACGATAACAACCTGCCTCACAGGGTTGTTTTTGGGAACTGAGACAAACCTACCcaacagagcctggcacatgctaAGTGCTCATCGAATGTTAGAGGCTACTTAATTATTATACCCTATAGGCCAGGTCCCCTAGCTCCCTAGCTACGAAGGGCCTGGGGACAAGGAGTGGTGAGCATTTACAACCTCCAGCACAGACACAGGCACGAAAGAAGGTGGCTGGGGATGAAGTTTGGGTCAAGCAACCAGCAGTACTTCTATGAAACTTTAAGGTGCAGTTAGGACACCACCACCTCCAGGAAGTCATCCTGGATTCCTGCTGCCAAGGACACTGATTAAGTGTCCCATTTCTGTCCTCCTGGTCAACGCTCTGCTCATGGACTGtctctgtatctcttttttttttttttttttgtggcatgggggtttgaactcggggctttatgcttgcaaagcaggcactgtatcttgagccacacctccagttcattttgctctggttattttggagatggagtctggagaactatttgtccaggctggccttgaaccacaatcctcccaatctcagcctcccaagtagctaggattataggcatgagccacagactTGGTTTTTGAGTTTTGATTtttggtcttgctgtgtagcccagtctgactctgaactctggatcctcctgcctcagcctcctatgtgctgggattgcaggtgtgcaccactatgcccagctctgaGCCATTCCTGCCTTGTGGGCCCAATGGCTTGTTGAGTAAATAAAGTCATTCCTGAAATCCGCTGGGCACCCTGGGATGTAGGAGCCAGGCCAGGGTCCCCACCTCTGTGATCTCAGTGTGGCAGGGAAGGGGACAATTCATGTGTCAATCACAGCTATAGCTGAGGGCTCTCCAGTGAGGGGGttggaggctggggtgggggccCCTGGTGGATCAGCACATTCTCGGGAGCAACATGGCTAGGAATGTCCCTCTCTGGACACTGGACACTCATGTTTTTGGTGTCACTTGCCCTCCCATCAGCCTTCGAAGGGTGCTGTCTTCCTGAGCCTCTCATGGCTAATGAATTGCTGACTCTTGGCCCAGTTCTTCCTCtccctaggcctcagtttccccacctgtctCACGCAGTGACCAGCTTTGCTTGTGATTCTGCGTGGAAACCACTGTTTTCTCAAGCCTGTGTCCTTGAGGGCAGAGCTGGGAGTCTCCTGCTAGCTCCTCCCTGGGTCAGGCTCACCAAACCCTTCTCCAGTCAGAGGGCACCGGGGTAGGTCGGGGTGTGGGGGGCTTGGTGGGACGCTCCTTCCCCAGGGGGCCAGTGGTTGTCCCTGAGCTTGGGCCTCTCTGGGCTGGCGAGGCTGCACCTGGGGAGCCCCGACCTTCCACCTGCAACTGGGGGCCTGGAGAACCCGCCAGACTCTGCTGCATAGGCAGAAGAGAAGCGGTCTCATTAGGGTTGAGATGAGATCCCCATCATCTCATTGGGGATGGAGGGACAAGTGTCTGCAGTGTCCTTCAGCCTGTGCCCTTGGGCTGCCCACATGGTCTAGTCCCTCCCTCCAAGTCCCCCACTAGAGCCTCAGTGGGGACCCCAGAGAGCTGGGAGCCCAGGGGAGTTGCAAATCAAGGTGCAGGCGGGGGGGGGTGGCAGGAAGTTTATTGGTGTTGCAGGGATGGACGCTGAGGCTCCAAGATGCGCATCACAGCTGCATTTTCTAGAGGAGCAGAGGACAGTGTGAGGCCCTCTGGGATGTGCCACCTTCTGGGGTAGCACAAAGCACTGAGGACAGGCCAGCCTGCTCCCTGCCACGGGGTCTGGGCCTCCGAGCATTTCAGATCATGCATCAGAACACATCTGGGCCCAGTGGGAAAGCCCCAGTCCAGGGCACCTCCGTTCCCCACCCTCTTAAGCTCTGCTCCAGGGAGCCCTCCAGAGCTGCCGAGTGAACGAGGGTGGCAAACGAAGGAGTGGGTGAGTGGGAGAGGCCTGGGGTGGCGGCGGGGAGCACGCACCTCATTGATCCAGCCGATGTAGGCGGACACGCGGGTGAAGACTGTGGGCTTCTTGAGCGTGTTGCAGCCCAGGGAGGACCCAAAGCTGACGATGCCATGCACCTCCCAGGACCCACTCTCAGCCTGGCAGTTCAGTGGGCCACCTGAGTCCCCCTGCATCAGGGCGGGCAGGCATCAGCCCCGGGTCTCCCCAGAGGCCCACTGGGAGGCCCTGAGCCTGGTCACGGTAAGGGAGGCTGAGGACATGTGTTCTGAGGCTGCTTTGTCCTTGTTCTCAGGGGCCCTGGAGTGGCAGGCTAGCTCTTGGTTTGCTGTGCAGTGGTGTGCTGATGACaaccctctctgtgcctcagttttcctgaCTGCTAGGTCACCAAGTCTAAGCCTCTGTGAGAGAAGTGTGGAGGACAGGAGTTGGGACAGGGTAGGAGGTTTGGAAACTGGATGGTTCCTGATTGTCTTAGATGTTTGGTGGCTCTGGTCAGGGTCTGAGTCTCCTGTGCAGCTAGTGGCCTGTGGGTGAACTTCTATGCTGCCTTTCTATGGTCATTAGACTCACTCAGTCCTCACACTCATCCCGTGAAGTAGTTATCATGGTGCCATTTTATGGATGGGAAAGCTGAGAGGTTCGGAGAGTTTCAGCAGCCCGCCCAGGTTTATAGGGCTATAGAGTTCCAGCACTAGGACTTGAACCCAGCTCCTCACGCTCAAAGCTCCACTctcaccaggcactggtggaggaagggtcagggagggggtgggtaggGGTGGCGGTGTTGCCCTAAGCCTGCAGCCCACCAGGCTGGCTCTCCTCCCAGGAACGGGGTGCCCCCCATCTCTTTTGCCCACTTGGCACTAGAGCAGGGCTCGGCGCTCACGTTGCAGGCGGAGATGACGCCGTCACCCCCGGCGCACACCATGGTCTTCTTCACCTTGAAGCTCCACCAGTCCCACCTGGAGCACGTGTCGTGGTCCACCACGGGCTGCAGGCCCTGCTGCAGCTCATCAGCAATGGGGCCATCGGCTGGGGAGAGAGAGTGGGCAGTGATCGAGGAGCCAGAGGCCGGGGACAGGACACGGGTGATGGATGAGCTGTGCTGCTGCCTGTGGGAGCCATGCCTGTGCCTTTCATCAGAAGGCCAgcgtggggagaaggggggagacaGAGCGTCCCCAGGACACCTGCACAGTTGACTTGTCTTTGATTTGAATTCTGTGTTTTttgggtttatttgtttttgcagagCTGGGCTCAAACCCTGGACTTTGCACaagttaggcaagcactctatcactgagctgcaccctgACTGCCAGATTCTGAGGGGTTTAATTGTGTATCTCTGCCTTTGGGGGTCTCATATTAAAAGGTCTTTGTCCCCCAGgatgtttgcatttcctttttttctctttggcggtactagggtttgaactcaggaccttaggcttgtggggcaggtgctctaccacttgagccccctgCATTTCCTTTGAATTCTTGCGTTTAACCTTTCACTTCAGCTGGAGTCTGTTGGGCTCACGTGTCTGTCACCTGACATGTGCGTGGTAAATATTAGCTGTCATTATCACAGAATTTAAAAAGATGTGAAATGGTTTCGGCAGGAAGGGGAGGTGCTGGGTGAACGTGGGTGGCAGGCTGGTGGTGCTTCCTCCAGGAAGGCTTCGGGGATTTCTGGGGGAATACTCACTCCAGAGGCGTCCCCAGCCGGTGACATAGCATGGGTAGTCCTGAGGCAGCAAGGACTCCTCTTCCGGCAGGCAGGCCACCTGGATGGTGTCACTCAGCTCCACAGGCTCTGCCAGCTTGATGAGGGCGATGTCATTGCTGGAAAATCCAAAGTGGAGAGCTGAGTGGGCAGAAGGGTTCTGGCCCCTCCCACCAATGCTGCCGAGGTGACCAGGGATCCTCCATAAACATCCTGACGGCCGTCTGGGGACAGGAGGACAAATGACCCATGATCCTGTTAGCCCTGGCTGCTCCTTCACATGTCACCATGTGACACGCTTAACAAAAGGGACCCGAGAGAAAGCCTGTTGAGTGGGTTCCACACCATTAGGAAGGAAGCCATCACACGCTGGAAATGACAATGACAGCAGAGGGGTGCGTGCAGGTacatctttaatattttctgttacCAGAATGTGAGCTGGCAACTTGCACAGACCTGTTTGATCCCTAGTTTTGTTGTTCACTGTGCTGTGTGACCTGAGACTTtttccttaacctctctgagtcttaGTTCCCAATCTAGGACTTCTGTGAGGATTAATAGGCGATGACATGCAAAGTGCCTATTGCCATGTGGGCATACAGGTGGCACTCAATAAGGGTGAGTTCCCTGGCTGGGAGGCTTCGAGTAGGACCCCACGGGAGCCCTGAGTCTCTGTTCCTTGTGAACCAATGGTGGGCACAGGAGGGGCATCTGCCTCTGCTTTGCACAAGACAGTCATCTCAGGTCTGTGCAGGGTGGGCATGGGGTGCCCAGGCTCTGTGGTGGCGTCTCAGGGACCCTCCTGTGGCACTGGCTGGGACCCTGTGCTGGGAAGGTGGCACTCACTGCAGCAGGAGGGAATTCCATTTCTCGTGGACATAGATGGTGTCCACGTCCACGTACAGGGAGCCCTGCTCGTCCTCCACCGTCAGGTCGTTCTTCCCCAGGGCCACACGGTAGGTCCGGGTGTCGCTGGGCAAAGGAAGCAAACCAGATCAAGGTGGCCTTCTGCCCTACCAGCTGAGGGGCAGAGAGGAGCTCAGGGCCATGTTGACCCAGCCCTGTGACCACTGTGGGCCTCAGTGGGGGGAAGGGCCTGTCTGTTCCACTGACCTTTTCAGGACGAGGGCAAAGGACAAGGGACTTGGGTCCATGTGGTAGCAGCCTGGGCATCCTGGCGCTGTGGCTCTCTCACCTGTAAGGTGGGTGGCACTGGAACTGCCCTCCCAGGGCTGCAGTGGGATGAGCGATTTCAGGCTGTGTTGCTTCTTGCCTCCATGTGGCATCAGCCACCTGACTGTCCCTGCTTCTGTCTGGCCTTCCTCCtgtctgtgctttttgttttgttgttttttgagtcagggttttgctgtgtagttcaggttggccttgaattcaaaattgtcctgcctctgcctcctgagtgctgggattacaggggtgcaccaccatgcccggcttccTCCTGACTGTTCTTAACTCAGCAGTGTGAGTTTGCTAAAATAGAGGCCAATCACGCCCATCCTCTGTTCAAAGCCTATCGGCAGCTCTGCCTCACTCAGGGTCAGAGCCAGGTTCTTACAGACCTGCAAAGCCAGCCACCTGTTTCTTCTCTCACTCCCGTACCCACTCTTCTCCTGTCATAGCCCAGTGCTTTGTAGGATCCCTCCTTTGCATGGGATCATTCTTTCTCACCTGTATCATCTTTTCCCAGACCCATGagtttctccctcccttctctcacaTCTTTTCAGAGAAGTCTTCCTCAGCTCTCTCATTTTGAATAGAACCTCCTCAGCAGAGCATGGTTGTgcacggctgtaatcctagctacttaggaggtgtaagtagaaggatcacagtctgaggatgAGCCCTGAACAAAAGCATGAGAATATCTAAAgagcaaactaaagcaaaaaggactgggggcagggctcaagtgggagagcaccagcctagcgagcttggggccctgagttcaatgccaaaTACTGCTCAAAATAGAAGAAATCGTACCTCTTCCTGCTTTTCATACTCTTCCagccttatttttcttcattaccaCTTGCCATACTATGGACACTGTCTGATGCTCTGCCTTCTGCTAGAATATAATCTCCCTAGAGCACTGCTGTGTATCCCGGTGCAAAGTAAGTACACAAGAAAAGTTTGttgactgaataaatgaacaatggaGTTACTGAGTGTGCAGTAGGTCCTCGATAAGAGCAGCTTTCTCGGTTGTCACTGCTGGGTGATGGGCATCCCCAGGGGCATTTGTCTGCTCACCTGATGCAGTGGGCAGCAGTGAGGACGTAGCTGCTGGCGATCAAGGTGCCACCGCACGTGTGCCTCCATGAGTCATCCTTGAGGTACTGGAGCGAGATCTGCAAGAGACACATGAGGCTGTGTCAGCCCTCAGGGGGCCCCAACCCCGGCCCCCGCATCCCTTCCTCCAACCCCGCCGAGGGCTCACCTGCCAGGGCCAGCTGTGGGGCTTGGCATTCTCACCTCCCACCACCCTGGCTGACAAGCTGGGCAGGAAGCTGGGCACTCCGCAGCTGGAGGCTGGGGACACAGGAGCAGCACAGGTGAGTGGGGCTGGCCTCCTCCCGGGGAAAGGGCAGATGGGGTGGGCAGAGGGGCTGAGCACAGACTTGGCAGCTGGACGGACATGGgctcatgtctttttttcaatattttgggttttttggtgggactgaggtttgaactcagggcttcacgcttgcaaagcagacactctacctcttgaaccacacctccagtccattctgctctggttattttagagatggggtcttgagaactatttgtctgggctggcctcgaactgcaatcctcccaatttctgcctccagatGAAAGGACTCTTAAGAGTCCTAGAAGTGCTCTCATTTGGATCTACAAAGGTGAAGTAACTTGCCTAGGTCTGACAGAGTGAGTAGCATTTAAGCCAGGTCCCTTGGCTTCTAATCTGGGAGAATGCCACCAAAATGGGGGCACAAAGAATCCGCAAAGAAGAGATATGACTGGAAGAGGCAGACTCTGCTGGTGCTAAAGTGAATCCAGAGTGAGGCTTTTCCTGCTGGGCCGCTCTGGGCTTTCCACGCCTTGTCTCTGATCCTCCGGCCCACGCCATGTAGTAGGTGCCCAGTGGGAAGCGGCTACTCAGTAGCTGGACCCACACCGAACCCCAAAGCACCTTTCCTGGAGTGCAGAGGCAGGAGGCCAACCCAGTCCATGCCTGCTGCTGCAGCTGGTCCCCACCCCAGCTTACCGCAGGCCAGGAGCGCAGCAAGGACTGTGACGCCCAGCATTGTGCAGGTGCTTGGGACCGACTGGCTGTGGAGGCCAGGCAGGGGCACTTAAAGGCATGGGGGGGTGAGACCCCCAGGTCAAGGCGGAGCCAGCCCTGGGAAGAAACCTGTTCCAACAACGCCCTTTCCCTGACCTTGGCTACTGTTTGATTTGGGCAGGAAAGGGATCTGCTGGATGTATAGACTTCGCAAATGCCTGAGATGGAGCGAGTTCTGAGAGGCAGGGTTTTTGGGGGGCTCTCCTGCTATACACGGGGCGTATTCTGCCCCTACTCATTCTTTTATGGGGTACCTACTATGTGACAGGCTGTGTTCTATACTTCCGGCACTATTTCACTTCATTCTTTCAGCAAGTGCTGCTATCCACTCCTTAAAGAcaaagtgtggtggtacacgcctgtaatgcCAGCGCCCGActgcaggaggatcgtgagttcaaggccaacctggtctATGtagtgagttcaaatcctgaacTCACTTCTGGCTTTGAAGTCAGACTCTGGCTCACCTGGGGCTCCCAACCGCTGGGATTCActgcttccttccctctctttgcAGCACCATGCTGACCTCtgaccttttcttcctccctccctcaactTCTGTGGTCTGGGCTTAGTGCTATCCTACACTCACCCCAGGGCTGAGGGGGGCTCTCTGGTCCTGATAGCGGTTGATTGTCAAACCTGCCAAGGTCTCCCCAGCCTAGGGGCCAACACCGTAAGCAGAGTTGCACACTGAGCAAGGTGACAGGTGTGGGAGTGAGCGTtgtcaggaggcagg
The sequence above is a segment of the Castor canadensis chromosome 7, mCasCan1.hap1v2, whole genome shotgun sequence genome. Coding sequences within it:
- the Ctrc gene encoding chymotrypsin-C, with translation MATASPSSTWERPMRRPKVWVIQSVTGQDRVQASSCLLTTLTPTPVTLLSVQLCLRCWPLGWGDLGRFDNQPLSGPESPPQPWASSCGVPSFLPSLSARVVGGENAKPHSWPWQISLQYLKDDSWRHTCGGTLIASSYVLTAAHCISDTRTYRVALGKNDLTVEDEQGSLYVDVDTIYVHEKWNSLLLHNDIALIKLAEPVELSDTIQVACLPEEESLLPQDYPCYVTGWGRLWTDGPIADELQQGLQPVVDHDTCSRWDWWSFKVKKTMVCAGGDGVISACNGDSGGPLNCQAESGSWEVHGIVSFGSSLGCNTLKKPTVFTRVSAYIGWINEKMQL